The proteins below come from a single Streptomyces sp. B3I8 genomic window:
- a CDS encoding SPFH domain-containing protein produces MEPVIIVLIILVVLVFIALIKTIQVIPQASAAIVERFGRYTRTLNAGLNIVVPFIDSIRNRIDLREQVVPFPPQPVITQDNLVVNIDTVIYYQVTDARAATYEVASYIQAIEQLTVTTLRNIIGGMDLERTLTSREEINAALRGVLDEATGKWGIRVNRVELKAIEPPTSIQDSMEKQMRADRDKRAAILTAEGIRQSQILTAEGEKQSAILRAEGEAKAAALRAEGEAQAIRTVFESIHAGDPDQKLLSYQYLQMLPKIAEGDANKLWIVPSEIGDALKGLSGAFGNFGGIGGGSNGNATPPAPRTPNDDRRERPSID; encoded by the coding sequence ATGGAACCGGTCATCATCGTCCTGATCATTCTGGTGGTGTTGGTCTTCATCGCCCTGATCAAGACGATTCAGGTCATCCCGCAGGCGAGCGCGGCCATCGTCGAGCGTTTCGGCCGCTACACACGCACACTGAACGCCGGCCTCAACATCGTGGTCCCGTTCATCGACTCCATCCGCAACCGCATCGACCTGCGCGAGCAGGTCGTGCCGTTCCCGCCGCAGCCGGTGATCACCCAGGACAACCTGGTCGTCAACATCGACACCGTCATCTACTACCAGGTGACCGACGCCCGCGCCGCCACCTACGAGGTCGCCAGCTACATCCAGGCGATCGAACAGCTCACCGTCACCACGCTGCGCAACATCATCGGCGGCATGGACCTGGAGCGGACGCTCACCTCCCGCGAGGAGATCAACGCGGCCCTGCGCGGTGTCCTCGACGAGGCCACCGGCAAGTGGGGCATCCGCGTCAACCGCGTCGAGCTCAAGGCCATCGAACCGCCGACCTCCATCCAGGACTCGATGGAGAAGCAGATGCGCGCCGACCGTGACAAGCGCGCCGCGATCCTCACCGCGGAGGGCATCCGCCAGTCCCAGATCCTCACCGCGGAGGGCGAGAAGCAGTCGGCCATCCTGCGTGCCGAGGGCGAGGCCAAGGCCGCCGCCCTGCGCGCCGAGGGCGAGGCCCAGGCGATCCGGACGGTCTTCGAGTCCATCCACGCCGGCGACCCCGACCAGAAGCTGCTCTCCTACCAGTACCTGCAGATGCTCCCGAAGATCGCCGAGGGCGACGCCAACAAGCTCTGGATCGTCCCCAGCGAGATCGGCGACGCACTCAAGGGCCTCTCCGGCGCCTTCGGCAACTTCGGCGGGATCGGCGGCGGCTCCAACGGCAACGCCACCCCGCCGGCCCCCCGCACCCCGAACGACGACCGCCGCGAACGCCCGTCGATCGACTGA
- a CDS encoding NfeD family protein, giving the protein MNDIDAWVWWLVGAAALGIPLVVTAMPEFGMLAVGAVAAAVTAGIGGGVVAQVLVFVVVSVALIAVVRPIANRHARQRPQHATGIDALKGRQAVVLERVDGGEGGRIKLAGEIWSARALDSGQAYDVGQSVDVVDIEGATAIIM; this is encoded by the coding sequence GTGAACGACATCGACGCATGGGTGTGGTGGCTCGTTGGCGCGGCCGCGCTCGGAATCCCGCTCGTCGTCACCGCGATGCCCGAATTCGGCATGCTCGCGGTCGGCGCGGTCGCCGCGGCGGTCACGGCGGGCATCGGCGGCGGCGTCGTCGCCCAGGTGCTGGTCTTCGTCGTCGTCTCGGTGGCCCTCATCGCCGTGGTCCGGCCCATCGCCAACCGGCACGCCAGGCAACGGCCCCAGCACGCCACCGGCATCGACGCACTCAAGGGCAGACAGGCCGTCGTCCTCGAACGGGTCGACGGCGGAGAGGGCGGGCGGATCAAACTCGCCGGCGAGATCTGGTCCGCCCGCGCACTCGACTCGGGACAGGCCTACGACGTCGGCCAGTCCGTGGACGTCGTCGACATCGAGGGAGCCACGGCGATCATCATGTGA